The Haloplanus sp. CK5-1 genome segment TTCCGGTTAGGTCTGGTCACCCGTTCGATACCTCGTCTGCCGCTTCGAGAATTTCTGTGTACCGATTCCGAATCGTGACCTTGCTGACGTTCGCGATTTCGGCCAGATCGTCCTGAATAACGTCCTGATGGGTGAGTTTGGCAGCCGCATACAGCGCTGCTGAGGCAATCCCGACAGGGTTTCGCCCACTGTGAACACCCGCTTCGACTGCGGCTTGAATCAGTTCCCGACTTCGACGTTCCGTTTCATCCGGACACCCCAGCTCGGAAGCGAACCGAGCAATGTATGCTTCAGGATCCGTCGGAGCCATTTCTAGCTTCAACTCATCTGCCAGATAGCGATAGGCACGCTCGATCTCGAGTTTATCGACACGACTCACAGCAGCAACTTCGTCGAGTGTCCGGGGTGCATTCTCCAGACGCGACCCGGCGTAGAGGGATGCTGTCGCCATTCCCTCGATCGACCGACCCCGGAGTATGTCCTTTTCCAGTGCCTGCCGATACAACACACTCGTCGTTT includes the following:
- a CDS encoding transcription initiation factor IIB; translation: MTESFTTPRVREEGSPEEHGETAEEEQNDLSAKTCPECSGRIVHDEAQAETHCQDCGRVIESDQIDRGPEWRAFDSREKNDKSRVGAPQTQQLHDGGLSTVIDWRDEDAYGRSLSSRQRKKMRRLRKWDERFRTKNNRERNLKQALGEINRMASALGCPDPIRETTSVLYRQALEKDILRGRSIEGMATASLYAGSRLENAPRTLDEVAAVSRVDKLEIERAYRYLADELKLEMAPTDPEAYIARFASELGCPDETERRSRELIQAAVEAGVHSGRNPVGIASAALYAAAKLTHQDVIQDDLAEIANVSKVTIRNRYTEILEAADEVSNG